One window of Fusobacterium polymorphum genomic DNA carries:
- a CDS encoding LLM class flavin-dependent oxidoreductase: MENKKVKVSALNLVPQFQGETTIDAINRAVELGKILENLDYHRYWVAEHHNFRGVVSSATALLIQHILSNTKRIKVGAGGVMLPNHSPLQVAETYGTLETLYPHRVDLGVGRAPGTDGETARLIYRQHYADIHHFMTDILQLERYFGSEEEQGTVIANPGINTNVPIIILGSSTSSAYIAAELGLPYSFATHFAPAMCEEALEIYRKHFKPSKYLKEPYFILGVLAHGADTNEEAQKLYTVAQQGSIRLLRDEKGLYPLADENFEKNLNLSSAEKIFLKSRMGINLMGSKETMAKTWKEIKEKFNPDEIIAVSYMPKLEQLEKSYKILKEVIENN, translated from the coding sequence ATGGAAAATAAAAAAGTTAAAGTATCTGCTTTAAATTTAGTACCTCAATTTCAAGGGGAGACGACAATAGATGCGATAAACAGAGCAGTGGAATTAGGAAAAATTTTAGAAAATTTAGATTACCATAGATATTGGGTAGCTGAACATCATAATTTTAGAGGTGTTGTTAGTTCTGCAACAGCATTATTAATTCAGCATATTTTATCTAATACTAAAAGAATTAAAGTTGGAGCAGGTGGGGTAATGTTACCGAACCATTCTCCTTTACAAGTAGCTGAAACTTATGGGACTTTGGAAACTCTTTATCCTCATAGAGTTGACTTAGGAGTAGGTAGAGCCCCTGGAACAGATGGAGAAACTGCTAGACTAATATATAGACAACATTATGCAGATATCCATCATTTTATGACCGATATTTTACAATTAGAAAGATATTTTGGTTCTGAGGAAGAACAAGGGACTGTTATTGCAAATCCAGGAATTAATACCAATGTTCCTATAATTATTTTAGGTAGTTCAACAAGCTCTGCATATATTGCGGCAGAACTAGGTTTACCTTATTCTTTTGCCACTCACTTTGCACCAGCTATGTGTGAAGAAGCACTTGAAATATATAGAAAACATTTTAAACCTTCTAAATATTTAAAAGAACCTTATTTCATATTAGGAGTTCTAGCTCATGGAGCTGACACTAATGAAGAAGCTCAAAAGTTATATACAGTTGCTCAACAAGGTTCAATTAGATTATTGAGAGATGAAAAAGGTTTGTACCCTTTGGCTGATGAAAATTTTGAGAAAAACTTAAATTTAAGTTCTGCTGAAAAAATATTCCTAAAATCAAGAATGGGAATAAATTTAATGGGATCTAAGGAAACAATGGCTAAAACTTGGAAAGAGATTAAAGAAAAATTTAATCCTGATGAAATAATTGCAGTAAGTTATATGCCAAAACTTGAACAATTAGAAAAATCATATAAAATATTAAAAGAAGTTATAGAAAACAACTAG
- a CDS encoding citrate lyase subunit alpha, whose protein sequence is MTISFHSELRNGDYVMSMVTKVLIEEMGLKDITIAASSLGDVQDLIADYIEQGKVVGIQTSGIRGRIGEVVSAGKLKTPAIIRSHGGRARAIEAEEVHIDIAFLAAASSDEWGNAKGTGGKNNFGSIGFGIGDSRYVDNTVIITDIVVDCVCLVDEIGNPKKNSFKRSKIYRYSKRINDDRKCC, encoded by the coding sequence ATAACAATTTCATTTCATAGTGAACTTAGAAATGGTGATTATGTTATGTCTATGGTTACAAAAGTTCTTATTGAAGAAATGGGATTAAAAGATATAACTATTGCTGCTTCATCATTGGGAGATGTTCAAGATTTAATAGCTGACTATATAGAACAAGGTAAAGTTGTAGGAATACAAACTTCTGGTATTCGTGGAAGAATTGGTGAAGTAGTTTCTGCTGGAAAATTAAAAACTCCTGCAATAATAAGAAGTCATGGAGGTAGAGCAAGAGCTATTGAGGCAGAAGAAGTTCATATCGATATAGCTTTCCTTGCAGCTGCTAGTTCAGATGAATGGGGAAATGCAAAAGGAACTGGTGGAAAAAATAATTTTGGTTCTATTGGTTTTGGAATAGGAGATTCCAGATATGTAGATAATACTGTTATTATAACTGATATTGTTGTTGATTGTGTATGTCTTGTTGATGAAATAGGAAATCCAAAAAAAAATAGCTTCAAAAGAAGCAAGATTTACAGATATTCCAAGAGAATTAATGATGATAGAAAATGCTGCTAA
- a CDS encoding HpcH/HpaI aldolase/citrate lyase family protein, producing the protein MDLEDAVAENQKDVARFSLYHTLKTIDYGDTEVVVRINGLDTTHWQEDIRCVVAAAADGIRIAKCESAEDVKLVEKHVLEAEKEFGVEEGRTLLMAALESPKGILNAYEIVTASYRMFGCVISGGDFRKSMHVQIEKGGIEMLTAKGNM; encoded by the coding sequence ATGGACTTAGAAGATGCTGTTGCTGAAAATCAAAAAGATGTTGCTAGATTTTCTCTATATCATACTTTAAAGACTATTGATTACGGAGATACAGAAGTTGTTGTTAGAATAAATGGTTTAGATACTACTCATTGGCAAGAAGATATTCGTTGTGTAGTAGCTGCTGCTGCTGATGGAATTCGTATAGCTAAATGTGAAAGTGCAGAAGATGTTAAATTAGTTGAAAAACATGTACTAGAAGCCGAAAAAGAATTTGGAGTTGAAGAAGGAAGAACTCTTTTAATGGCAGCATTAGAGAGTCCAAAAGGAATTTTAAATGCTTATGAAATTGTAACTGCCTCTTATAGAATGTTTGGTTGTGTAATTTCTGGTGGAGATTTTAGAAAATCTATGCATGTACAAATAGAAAAAGGTGGAATAGAAATGTTGACTGCAAAAGGAAATATGTAA
- a CDS encoding flavin reductase family protein, producing MTKRKINVLDYSSEILKALSKGILLTVKGEEKVNTMAISWGALGIEWNKLLFTAYIRENRYTKAILDRTLDFTINIPLDKMDSKVFSISGTKSGRDIDKIKEANLTLVDSEIVSSPAIKELPITLECKVLYKQKQVLENLPDDIVKRDYPQDVDGTAVGANRDPHTAYYAEIVAAYIIEE from the coding sequence ATGACTAAAAGAAAAATAAATGTCTTAGATTATTCATCTGAAATTTTAAAGGCTTTATCAAAAGGGATACTTTTAACAGTTAAAGGTGAGGAAAAAGTTAATACTATGGCTATAAGTTGGGGTGCTTTAGGGATTGAATGGAATAAGTTACTTTTTACTGCTTATATCAGAGAAAATAGATATACAAAAGCTATTTTAGATAGAACTTTAGATTTTACTATAAATATTCCACTTGATAAAATGGATTCAAAAGTTTTTAGTATATCTGGAACAAAAAGTGGTAGAGATATAGATAAAATAAAAGAAGCAAACTTAACCCTTGTTGATTCTGAAATAGTATCTTCTCCTGCTATAAAAGAATTACCCATTACTTTGGAATGTAAGGTTTTATATAAACAAAAACAAGTTTTAGAAAATTTACCTGATGATATAGTAAAAAGAGATTATCCACAAGATGTAGATGGAACTGCTGTTGGAGCAAATAGAGATCCTCATACAGCTTATTATGCTGAAATAGTTGCAGCTTATATAATTGAAGAATAA
- a CDS encoding citrate lyase subunit alpha has product MMIENAAKIIATTPYFKDGFSFQTGAGSPSLAVNRFIEEYMLERNIKMSFALGGVTNAICKLLDKELVKSIIDVQDFDLGAIEHFTNNPKHFEVSSSEYTNPANKSAYVNKLDFVVLFALEIDTNFNVNVITGSDGVLRGALGGHPDTAAGSKCCIIVTPLTRGRMTTVCENVVTITTPGDCVDILVTDYGTAVNPLRQDLIEWLDKAGIKHVSIEELKNKVYSLVGTPADLKWEDKVVAIVEARDGTILDVVRKIIDKKINLLYYICMHIHIFFKGGLWKK; this is encoded by the coding sequence ATGATGATAGAAAATGCTGCTAAAATAATTGCCACTACTCCATATTTTAAAGATGGTTTTTCTTTTCAAACTGGAGCTGGTAGTCCATCACTTGCAGTTAATAGATTTATTGAAGAATATATGTTAGAAAGAAATATCAAAATGAGTTTTGCTCTTGGAGGAGTAACGAATGCTATTTGCAAACTTTTAGATAAAGAATTAGTAAAAAGTATAATTGATGTTCAAGATTTTGATTTAGGAGCCATTGAACATTTTACTAATAATCCTAAACATTTTGAAGTTAGTTCAAGTGAATATACAAACCCTGCTAATAAAAGTGCCTATGTAAATAAATTAGATTTTGTTGTTCTATTTGCTCTTGAAATAGATACAAATTTTAATGTCAATGTTATAACTGGTTCTGATGGAGTATTAAGAGGAGCTCTAGGAGGACACCCTGATACAGCTGCTGGAAGTAAATGTTGTATAATTGTTACTCCTTTAACTCGTGGTCGTATGACTACTGTTTGTGAAAATGTTGTAACTATTACTACACCAGGAGATTGTGTTGATATATTGGTAACTGATTATGGTACAGCAGTAAACCCTCTAAGACAAGATTTAATTGAATGGCTTGATAAAGCAGGAATTAAACATGTGTCTATTGAAGAATTAAAAAATAAAGTTTATTCTCTTGTAGGAACTCCTGCTGATTTAAAATGGGAAGATAAGGTTGTTGCTATTGTAGAAGCAAGAGATGGAACTATACTCGATGTTGTAAGAAAAATTATTGACAAAAAAATAAATTTATTATATTATATTTGCATGCACATACATATATTTTTTAAAGGTGGCTTATGGAAAAAATAA
- a CDS encoding MarR family winged helix-turn-helix transcriptional regulator — MEKINSITEWFEFSSKFQKIEEKLEDAIKNTGYTISLKEFSFLYYLSISEHKSMRLQSLPELVGLSQSALSRLVVRMEKSSCGVIKKHSCEEDKRGIYISLTEKGEEIVKIILKSLQKVLDDINLIGG, encoded by the coding sequence ATGGAAAAAATAAATAGTATTACTGAATGGTTTGAATTTTCTAGTAAATTTCAAAAAATTGAAGAGAAATTAGAAGATGCTATAAAAAATACAGGATATACAATATCATTAAAAGAATTTTCTTTTTTATATTATTTAAGTATAAGTGAACATAAATCTATGAGATTGCAATCTTTACCAGAGTTAGTAGGATTAAGTCAAAGCGCTTTATCAAGACTTGTGGTAAGAATGGAAAAAAGTTCTTGTGGAGTTATAAAAAAACATTCTTGTGAAGAAGATAAAAGGGGAATATATATATCTTTAACTGAAAAAGGAGAGGAAATTGTAAAAATAATTTTAAAATCTCTACAAAAAGTTTTAGATGATATTAATTTGATAGGAGGATAG